The Magnolia sinica isolate HGM2019 chromosome 9, MsV1, whole genome shotgun sequence sequence gtgactattgaaatgattttataagcgtaatccaagctcccactatggattacaaaccccctcgaAGAGAGGATTGAAAACCTCCTGGATTTGCAACCCcgtttactttatgctgccaaacaagcaGGGGATTGGAAGCCCCCTCCAatagtgccaaatgacccctaagttctaagttctgtgagtcccaccacggggtatatgttatatccttaGTTgtcattttatttggctatctcttaaAGTGAACAAAAAAGTAATAatgtatttttaaagattatgctgaccaaattataaaaaatttGTGAAGGATTGTATGTTTATTATTGAAACCCGTTCACCATGATATTTGACGATGctgccctacaaatgttttaatggtgaggatcatTGCCTGTTATTTCTAGTGTAATTCACCTGCTACCGTGTTCTATAGATCAAGTGGCAGAATGAGCCAAGATACCCCTGTTTCAACGCTGAACTTTTGGTATGGAAGTAACATGGCCCtacaattatatatttattatatccatacggATAATCTATTTTCGAGGATTATTTTAGTTGAGGAGCCgagcagtgaagtgtgaactgacagtggggatGTACTAATAgccaataaaaaaaaggaaaaactgcTATTGTATACCGCACACTGCAGACTTGGCTGGTGTGATGGTGTCACTAAGTCCCATGGTTCTCATGATGAGGTACGTATCATAATGTCATTaatttctatgggtcccatcatgaggtatgtattatatcaaagCCATATAGCAAGTGTACcgcaccatataaaacaatgggagattaaacatctaccattgaaattccttCGGAGTTATAAAAGTATCAGATCATTGTAatgtttttttcctcttcatcgggTCTTTGTAACATCacgaacagattagatggaaaataaacgttatgatggcccgacaaatattttaatggtgagaatcatcgactccactgctatttgtagtgtggttcacttgagctttggatatgacttatttttgagCTTATCATATAAAATGATCCATCCAAAAAggtaaacggtgtggatataaaaaatacattatagtgggccaatGTAACTTTGTGGGCCGGTGTAACTTTGATcaactttgaaccgttcgtacaactcggagatcgaggagcgtccgcgctcgtcttcgcacgacacgtacctgggCGAGCCAGgtggctggtgtgtggtacaccagccaatccgcttccgcccaCAACATCTGTATGATCaactgatggaaagctcagatctcactcACGTGTCACATTGCGGGACACCCCTCTACGTGTGGATGTGTACGGCACCCACACGCGTGTGGAGTCAACAGACCTCCGAGATCTACTTCCCTGCCCTTTCCTCCTTTGCTAGTagcagaatctctctctctctctctctctctctctctcgccagaATGGGAGAAGGCCCTGAAAAAGGtacgaatctctctctctctctctctctctctcacgaaaATGATATTTACACCCATTCAATTTGATTTTTTCGTACACCTATTCTACATCTTTTAAATTCAAACACTACACTACACCACACTAAACTTTGTACTATTCTAATTCCCAAACTGAAAATGGGTGTATGGAAAATCAATCAAGCTGGGTGTAAATACTCTAAACAGTAGCTCTTCTTCTTTAATTAGATAGGTAAAGGGCAAGATCTGATCTTGAAAAACCCTAACACTAATTTTACCTTCCAATTCCAGCTACtatctctccctcttctttcctAACCGACAAAACCGCCACGATCTTCGTTGCTGGTGGTCGCGGCCTTGTGGGGTCCGCTATCGTCCGCCGCCTCCGCTCCCTCGGCTTCTCCAATCTCCTCCTCCCATCACATTCCGAGCTCGACCTCACCCGCCAATCCGACGTTGAAGATTTCTTCTCCCGCCACCGGCCTCACTACGTTATCCTTGCTGCCGCCAAGGTCGGCGGCATTCATGCCAATTCCACCTATCCCGCTGACTtcatctccatcaacctccagaTCCAGACCAATGTGATCGATGCGGCCCACCACCATGGCACGaggaagctcctcttccttgGATCGTCCTGCATCTACCCCAAATTCGCGCCGCAGCCGATCCCTGAGTCGGCGCTCCTCACCGGCCCGCTCGAGCCCACCAATGAATGGTACGCTGTCGCCAAGATCGCCGGGATCAAGATGTGCCAGGCATACCGGCTGCAGTATGGATGGGATGCTATCTCCTTGATGCCCACGAACCTGTATGGCCCGAACGACAACTTTCACCCCCAGAATTCACATGTGCTGCCTGCTCTGATCCGGCGGTTCCACGAAGCGAAGGTCACAGGGGCAAAGGAGGTGACAGTCTGGGGGACGGGATCGCCACTCCGGGAATTCCTGCATGTGGATGATTTGGCGGATGCGGTGGTGTTCTTGATGGAGGAGTATAGCGGATTGGAGCACGTGAATGTTGGGAGTGGGAAGGAGGTGACTATCAAGGAACTGGCGGAGATCACAAAGGAGGTGGTGGGTTTCGAGGGGGAGCTTGTGTGGGACTCGACAAAGCCGGATGGGACACCGAGAAAGCTCATGGATAGCTCAAAGCTGGCAGGGTTGGGGTGGGTCCCGAAGATCTCGCTGCGGGATGGGCTCGTTGACACATACAAGTGGTATTTGGAGTATCTGAAACAGTAGTGCCGGGTGATATATTTTTTCCCCTTATCTGGGTTTCCGATGCTGTGTTTTTCTTGTggtttatttatctttatttcttTACCATTCGCAATTGAAATTATGGTGAGTCTTTCTTTATTGCATGAAGCATTCTAGACGATTCTATTTGTCATGTTTTTGTTGTGGTGGCATCGATGTTTTTAATGTACCATTGAGATCAATATTAGATTTTAATGAATTTCTCATGATATCTTCTTTTGTTTGGCTGGTGCGTAGATGATTGCTTTTAGTATTCACTGGATtacagcattttttttttctttttggtgcatttggatgctcaattgatttgaattgcaataaatcaaattcaataaagAGTTAGTGTGCAAAGTTGAAGTGGCCTTAGATTCCTATGTTAGCACTGCACCATTTAAAAGATGTTGGTGACTTATTCTTCTGACATGTGGCATTGATGcgcagctatccagaccatccaaattgtggaacgtatctctaaaatcactctgatcaagcaatcctaaccgctgaatttaatgtctatcaaatggatggttaatagtAAAATGGTGAGCAGTCGAaatttgaagggaaaaatcagatggttaatcaTAATGCTATCTTATCAATGCAATTTTTGAGTTATGCTCTGCCCATAGTTATATCAAGGATTTGTACAGTCTGAATTCCCTATGGCACGTGTATGTTTGAAGAGTCAACACCATTTTTTAAACCGGCCAAAACAAAACTAACAAAGGAGGAGTCTGCCCCCTGTGGTGATAGTCTCTCATTTTAAGTGGAGTTAGGCTAGCCTCACATTGGTTTGTTCGTTTTAACTGAAATGAGTTAGTTTGATTTCATTTGAGCATCCAAGTGCATTTTTGAAAACTTGATAATGATCAGTTCTTCAAATGCTTGATATATAACTTAGTGGTCGACTTAGGATTGTGTTGATTTAAAAATTGGGATTAGGATTTGAAATTTGGTTCTTCAGGTTATGTTgtcaccaatgttttaaatatcgacgaaaTTGGCCGATATattccacgatatatcttgtatcccacccgtgcgatacAAAACgtacaggtagtgccgatatatcccacatgttctgTCGGgagagcattttcaatttccgatctcttttttgttgaaattttgttaaatcaatgtcaaatgattataaatccattggtttttcatgttttgcatgaaaatcatggagttggagcttttatttcaatatccattggttctgcatgttttttttttgaaatgttctTTCAACCAACTGTTAATTAAGactattttgaagtatttaggagtatttgatgaaatgatcatcgcaaacactttaatttcaaaatttgagtgtaggtggtccaatttggggaaaatttgaaatttctccaaattgcttgcaatgttgcactccaaacgtGAAATCAAGCATttgtggaaattttttttttcttgagtatttgtaagagaagaagtttgatatcgaataaacctctatctctctctctctctctctctctctcacacacacacacacacacacacacacacacacacacacacaaatattcTTGCGGGTGTGCTCTTGTCCAATTCTTTGCACAATTCATGTATCGAGATTCTGTTAACTCAATAACTGAGTTGCACCATCTTGGTATTAAAGTGGGTTATATTTGGATATTTTCGTCTCTCCATCATCTCCTGATGGAAGGGGGTGACAAATGAAGAGTTGcgcaagtaacccaattgatccACACACTCATAAAATGAGTAGATCAACTCACGCATATGGTAGATTGTCTTGGGGgtctataaaatggatggtggtGTATGAAGTAGCCACTCCACATTTTCTCAGTTTGTGAGTTTTCTTGGGTATttgtaagagaagaagtttgatatcgaATTaacctacctctctctctctctctctctctcacacacacacacacacacacacacacacatattcttGCGGGTGTGCTCTTGTCCAATTCTTTGCACAATTCATGTATCGAGATTCCGTTAACTCAATAACTGAGTTGCACTATCTTGGTATTAAAGTGGGTTATATTTGGATATTTTTGTCTCTGCATCATCTCTTGATGGAAGGGGGTGACAAATGAAGAGTTGcgcaagtaacccaattgatccACACACTCATAAAATGAGTAGATCAACTCATGCATATGGTAGGGAatctcactaatcaagtgggTGTGGTCCGTTGTGGAGGGAATCTAAAAACCGAAGTTGGAATACATGGACATGTAGGGGAAGGTCCCCACAACGGTCCCAACCAATAACGGGTGGCCGTAACTTGTGAAGACACTAATGATTGAATCCTTCAATTGCAGAGAGCTCGGAATTAAGGTAGAAATTATGAAAttccatggtcatttgcatgttGACGATTGCATCAATTGTCTAAGGAAGGTGGAAAAAGGTGTTCGTGTATGAGGAAATTGCGGACAATCAGAAGGTTAAGTTAGTAGCTAGGAAGTTATCTGGTCATGAGTTAGCATGGTAGGATGATCTCCAAGCCAAACAAATTTGCCAAGGTAAGAATAAAGTGAATTCTTAGTAAAAGATGAAAGAGAAACTAAAGAGGAAGTTTACACCTGTGAATCCGTGATTTCTATCAAAAGATGTCACAATATACATCAAGAAAATAAATCCATGAACTGAGGAATTCCATACCTTGACATCATGGGCAGGGTTTCATGATTATGAAGACCAAAATATTTCTAGATATCTCAATGGTTTTCATACTCACGAAACCCTGTCCATGATGTCGAGGTATGGAATTGGCTTTCCAAGATGTATTTGAGATGTCCAATGCATATACACTTTATTAGAAGTTGAGGAGATCATTAATTAGGGACTTGGGAGGCGATTTGGTGTCCTAAGGGATCGTCCTCAACAATGTGGCAGCATGCTAACTTTCCAAATTAGACAACCATAGAGCCTTCCATAGGTCAAGGGATGATGGCCAATGCTTAACAATGAAACCAAACCCCAACATGGGGAAGGTGGTTATGGACAAGGCGCTAGAGACCTAAGGCAGGGCAAAACAACACTCTTTTTGGATACTTTTAAGTGTGGGTAGCTGGGACATCGCTCTTTTCTCTATCTTGAACATCAATCCATAGTTAAAGTGAATTTGGTTAAGGAAGGAGAATATGTTGACGCCACTCTCGACCCTTTGAAAATCGAGGATGATAAAGAATATGTAGAATGTGCATATGATGATGGGGCATATATTGGAGAAGAAGTAATATATGTGTATAGTGATTGGGGCGAGTC is a genomic window containing:
- the LOC131256886 gene encoding GDP-L-fucose synthase 1-like, which encodes MGEGPEKATISPSSFLTDKTATIFVAGGRGLVGSAIVRRLRSLGFSNLLLPSHSELDLTRQSDVEDFFSRHRPHYVILAAAKVGGIHANSTYPADFISINLQIQTNVIDAAHHHGTRKLLFLGSSCIYPKFAPQPIPESALLTGPLEPTNEWYAVAKIAGIKMCQAYRLQYGWDAISLMPTNLYGPNDNFHPQNSHVLPALIRRFHEAKVTGAKEVTVWGTGSPLREFLHVDDLADAVVFLMEEYSGLEHVNVGSGKEVTIKELAEITKEVVGFEGELVWDSTKPDGTPRKLMDSSKLAGLGWVPKISLRDGLVDTYKWYLEYLKQ